A genomic window from Gossypium hirsutum isolate 1008001.06 chromosome D10, Gossypium_hirsutum_v2.1, whole genome shotgun sequence includes:
- the LOC121222065 gene encoding secreted RxLR effector protein 161-like — translation MENCKATSTPVVVGEKLTSPADFEKVAESTYRSLVGCLLYLPAMRPDIMFTISMLSRFMHCCNVKHFQAAKRVFRYIKGTVSFGMMFTKVDSMKLLGYADSDWAGSIDDMKSTSRYLFTLGSTIFCWSSKKQNIVTQSTTEAEYVVAVGAVNQAIWLRKIMPDLNLY, via the coding sequence ATGGAAAATTGCAAGGCTACAAGCACACCAGTTGTTGTTGGAGAAAAGTTGACCAGCCCAGCTGATTTTGAGAAAGTAGCTGAGTCAACCTACAGGAGTTTGGTTGGATGTTTGCTCTATTTGCCAGCCATGAGACCAGACATCATGTTTACTATAAGTATGCTATCTAGATTCATGCATTGTTGCAATGTGAAGCATTTCCAAGCTGCCAAAAGAGTTTTCAGGTACATTAAAGGTACAGTAAGCTTTGGAATGATGTTCACCAAAGTTGATAGCATGAAGCTACTTGGTTATGCTGATAGTGATTGGGCTGGATCAATAGATGATATGAAGAGCACCTCAAGGTATCTATTTACCCTTGGTTCAACCATTTTTTGTTGGAGTTCGAAGAAGCAAAATATTGTTACTCAATCAACTACTGAAGCAGAATATGTGGTAGCTGTAGGAGCTGTTAACCAAGCTATTTGGTTAAGAAAAATCATGCCTGATTTGAATCTATACTAA
- the LOC107914748 gene encoding selenium-binding protein 1, translating into MVEGNGCCKLAGPGYGTPLEAMSGPREALIYVTCVYTGTGREKPDFLATVDVDPNSPTYSKVIHRLPVPYIGDELHHSGWNACSSCHGDPLADRRFLILPSLVSGRIYVVDTKTNPKAPSLHKVVQPDDIVKKTSLAYPHTSHCLASGDVMVSCLGDKDGNAKGNGFLLLDSQFNVKGRWEKPGNSPSFGYDFWYQPRHKTMISSSWGAPAAFTKGFNLQHVADGLYGRHLFVYSWPDGELKQTMDLGNTGLVPLEIRFLHDPSKDTGYVGCALSSNMVRFFKTQDGSWNHEVAISVQPLKVQNWILPEMPGLITDFLISLDDRFLYFVNWLHGDVRQYNIEDPKNPVLAGQVWVGGLVQKGSPIVAVTEDGQTWQSNVPEIQERSLRGGPQMIQLSLDGKRLYVTNSLFSTWDRQFYPELMEKGSHMLQIDVDTEKGGLKINPNFFVDFGAEPDGPSLAHEMRYPGGDCTSDIWI; encoded by the exons ATGGTTGAAGGAAATGGGTGTTGCAAGCTTGCAGGACCAGGATATGGTACTCCATTGGAAGCCATGTCTGGTCCTAGAGAAGCTCTTATTTATGTTACTTGTGTTTATACTG GAACTGGAAGAGAGAAGCCTGATTTCCTTGCCACAGTCGATGTAGATCCGAACTCGCCTACATATTCTAAAGTTATACACAGGCTACCTGTGCCGTATATCGGTGACGAACTCCATCACTCTGGATGGAACGCTTGCAGCTCCTGCCATGGTGATCCGTTAGCTGATCGGCGTTTCCTGATCCTGCCTTCATTGGT ATCCGGCCGTATCTATGTGGTTGACACAAAGACAAATCCCAAGGCTCCCTCATTGCATAAAGTGGTTCAGCCTGACGATATTGTTAAGAAGACAAGCCTAGCATATCCGCACACCTCCCACTGCCTTGCCTCCGGTGATGTAATGGTGTCATGTCTCGGAGACAAAGATGGAAATGCTAAAGGAAATGGATTTCTTCTCCTTGATTCCCAGTTTAACGTAAAGGGAAG GTGGGAGAAACCAGGGAATAGTCCTTCCTTCGGCTATGACTTTTGGTACCAACCTCGACATAAAACAATGATCAGCTCATCTTGGGGTGCTCCTGCAGCCTTCACCAAAGGTTTCAACCTTCAGCATGTAGCAGATGGTCTATACGGTAGACATTTGTTTGTGTACAGTTGGCCTGATGGCGAATTGAAGCAAACAATGGATCTTGGAAACACTGGTCTCGTACCCTTAGAG ATAAGATTCCTACATGATCCCTCCAAAGATACAGGGTATGTGGGGTGTGCCTTGTCAAGTAACATGGTCCGGTTTTTCAAAACCCAAGATGGTTCATGGAATCACGAG GTGGCAATCTCAGTGCAACCATTGAAGGTACAAAACTGGATTCTTCCTGAAATGCCTGGGCTAATAACAGACTTTCTAATCTCTCTTGATGATCGGTTTTTGTATTTCGTCAACTGGCTTCATGGGGATGTCCGACAATATAATATCGAGGACCCTAAGAATCCGGTCTTGGCTGGTCAAGTGTGGGTTGGTGGACTGGTTCAAAAGGGAAGCCCTATAGTGGCTGTTACTGAAGATGGCCAAACATGGCAGTCCAATGTTCCTGAGATCCAG GAACGTAGTCTGAGAGGGGGACCGCAGATGATCCAGTTGAGCTTAGATGGGAAACGCCTATACGTAACGAACTCACTGTTCAGCACATGGGATCGACAGTTCTATCCTGAACTCATGGAGAAGGGTTCCCACATGTTGCAGATCGATGTTGACACCGAGAAAGGAGGTCTTAAGATAAACCCCAACTTTTTCGTGGACTTCGGAGCAGAACCAGATGGTCCCTCCCTCGCACATGAGATGAGATATCCAGGTGGTGACTGCACTTCCGACATTTGGATTTAA